A window of Tautonia plasticadhaerens contains these coding sequences:
- a CDS encoding serine hydrolase, which produces MKRLVMRSRTPSVVVILAIVAVLDPGRLPAGDVSAGPDPAALEAQVLALIDEHAEGAVASVWVGGPDGTALFALDPDAARPSASAIKTAYLVVLFSRYADDLDASPPGLDEALADDHPAMAPYTPAQRDEIRGALRGASARSLGGIMMGSIDAPNHVYNAAASAVTALFGGPEALTEAIHALDPTLAPIASRRYMLAPRDVTGDNEASAAALASVMRMLAVGEVPGAGPGTVEAIRGAILAEDEHLGLDGQHQFKGGSLNTDPMARVRSGWWEAPGAGPIAYAVILSRPGPGDLPRAEAGDRLEEAAAKVTAMVLEAARGGGPGG; this is translated from the coding sequence ATGAAACGTCTCGTGATGCGCTCGCGCACGCCTTCGGTGGTGGTGATCCTGGCGATCGTGGCGGTCCTGGACCCCGGCCGTCTCCCGGCCGGGGACGTCTCGGCCGGGCCCGATCCGGCCGCCCTGGAGGCGCAGGTCCTCGCCCTGATCGACGAGCACGCCGAGGGCGCCGTCGCGAGTGTCTGGGTCGGCGGGCCCGACGGGACGGCCCTCTTCGCCCTCGACCCCGACGCCGCCCGGCCGTCGGCCAGCGCGATCAAGACGGCCTACCTCGTCGTCCTGTTCTCCCGGTATGCCGACGACCTCGACGCCAGCCCTCCCGGGCTCGACGAGGCCCTGGCCGACGACCACCCGGCGATGGCCCCCTACACCCCGGCCCAGCGGGACGAGATCCGGGGGGCCCTGCGAGGGGCCTCGGCCCGGTCGCTGGGCGGCATCATGATGGGGTCGATCGACGCGCCGAACCACGTCTACAACGCCGCGGCCAGCGCCGTGACCGCCCTCTTCGGCGGCCCCGAGGCGCTGACGGAGGCGATCCACGCCCTCGACCCGACGCTCGCCCCCATCGCCTCCCGACGCTACATGCTCGCCCCCCGGGACGTGACCGGCGACAACGAGGCCTCGGCCGCGGCGCTGGCCTCGGTGATGCGGATGCTGGCCGTCGGCGAGGTGCCAGGGGCCGGTCCGGGGACGGTCGAGGCCATCCGGGGGGCGATCCTCGCCGAGGACGAGCACCTCGGGCTCGACGGCCAACACCAGTTCAAGGGGGGCAGCCTCAACACCGACCCGATGGCCCGGGTCCGATCCGGCTGGTGGGAGGCCCCCGGGGCCGGGCCGATTGCCTATGCCGTGATACTCTCCCGACCCGGGCCGGGCGACCTCCCCCGCGCCGAGGCCGGCGATCGGCTGGAGGAGGCCGCGGCGAAGGTCACCGCGATGGTCCTGGAGGCCGCCCGGGGGGGAGGCCCCGGAGGCTGA
- a CDS encoding sulfatase, with product MNRSITPGFLLLALLGVAADRAGAADRPNVLFLISDDLNNALGCYGNPLMETPNIDRLAARGVRFDRAYCQYPLCGPSRNSMLTGLYPNSTGILANSQIFRQTIPSAVSLPQAFRLDGYFAGRIGKLYHYNVPNSIGTNGHDDPGSWELELNPAGVDRLVEQPDEIFSLVPGQFGGTLSWYASPRPEEQHTDALQAVDAEWVLERCARRPDRPFFLAVGFFRPHTPYVAPESYFGRYPKERMPVVEGVEEDQRDIPPPGLMSSKKEQDALTDDLRREALQAYYASISFMDAQVGKVLDALDRLGLAEDTIIVMTSDHGYHTGEHGLWQKMSLFEESARVPLIIAAPGVSRGGTVSEAPVGLVDLYPTLAELCGVDAPDGLQGQSLVPLLKDPEAPGRGWALSQVRRGGGQGGFLGYSLRTPRWRYTEWDGGDRGRELYDHDADPRELTNLADDHGHADAVAELSALLREAVGSTFPPSGETPELRDGPWAPNLTNP from the coding sequence GTGAACCGATCGATCACCCCCGGCTTCCTGCTCCTGGCCCTGCTCGGCGTCGCCGCCGACCGGGCCGGGGCCGCCGACCGGCCGAACGTCCTGTTCCTCATCTCCGACGACCTGAACAACGCCCTGGGCTGCTACGGCAACCCGCTGATGGAGACGCCGAACATCGACCGCCTGGCCGCCCGGGGGGTCCGGTTCGACCGGGCCTACTGCCAGTACCCGCTCTGCGGCCCGAGCCGCAACTCGATGCTCACCGGCCTGTACCCCAACAGCACGGGCATCCTCGCCAACAGCCAGATCTTCCGCCAGACGATCCCCTCGGCCGTCAGCCTGCCGCAGGCGTTCCGGCTCGACGGCTACTTCGCCGGCCGGATCGGCAAGCTCTACCACTACAACGTGCCCAACTCGATCGGCACCAACGGCCACGACGACCCCGGCTCCTGGGAGCTGGAGCTGAACCCGGCGGGCGTCGACCGGCTGGTGGAGCAACCCGACGAGATCTTCTCGCTCGTCCCCGGCCAGTTCGGCGGCACCCTGAGCTGGTACGCCTCCCCCCGGCCCGAGGAGCAGCACACCGACGCCCTCCAGGCCGTCGACGCCGAGTGGGTCCTCGAACGCTGCGCCCGCCGGCCGGACCGCCCCTTCTTCCTCGCCGTCGGCTTCTTCCGGCCCCACACGCCGTACGTCGCCCCCGAGTCCTACTTCGGCCGGTATCCGAAGGAGCGGATGCCGGTGGTCGAGGGGGTCGAGGAGGACCAGCGGGACATCCCGCCCCCCGGCCTGATGAGTTCCAAGAAGGAGCAGGACGCGCTGACCGACGACCTCCGCCGGGAGGCCCTCCAGGCCTACTACGCCAGCATCAGCTTCATGGACGCCCAGGTCGGCAAGGTGCTCGACGCGCTGGACCGCCTCGGCCTGGCCGAGGACACGATCATCGTCATGACCAGCGACCACGGCTACCACACCGGGGAGCACGGCCTCTGGCAGAAGATGAGCCTGTTCGAGGAAAGCGCCCGGGTGCCCCTGATCATCGCCGCGCCGGGCGTCTCCCGGGGCGGCACCGTCTCCGAGGCCCCCGTCGGCCTGGTCGACCTGTATCCGACCCTGGCGGAGCTGTGCGGGGTCGACGCCCCGGACGGCCTGCAAGGGCAGAGCCTCGTCCCCCTGCTGAAGGACCCCGAGGCCCCCGGCCGGGGCTGGGCCCTCAGCCAGGTCCGTCGCGGCGGCGGCCAGGGCGGGTTCCTCGGCTACTCCCTCCGCACCCCCCGCTGGCGCTACACCGAGTGGGACGGCGGCGACCGGGGCCGGGAACTCTACGACCACGACGCCGACCCCCGGGAGCTGACCAACCTCGCCGACGACCACGGGCACGCCGACGCCGTCGCCGAGCTGTCCGCCCTGCTCCGGGAGGCCGTCGGCTCCACCTTCCCCCCCTCCGGCGAGACTCCCGAGCTGCGAGACGGCCCCTGGGCCCCGAACCTCACCAATCCCTGA
- a CDS encoding PEP-CTERM sorting domain-containing protein (PEP-CTERM proteins occur, often in large numbers, in the proteomes of bacteria that also encode an exosortase, a predicted intramembrane cysteine proteinase. The presence of a PEP-CTERM domain at a protein's C-terminus predicts cleavage within the sorting domain, followed by covalent anchoring to some some component of the (usually Gram-negative) cell surface. Many PEP-CTERM proteins exhibit an unusual sequence composition that includes large numbers of potential glycosylation sites. Expression of one such protein has been shown restore the ability of a bacterium to form floc, a type of biofilm.) translates to MSTPREGRLVMRTRAGIVGAVLAVGAWGAAASSSDGSEIVVFDNPDAPAGNYAPFSGLPDTGAVRSQQVYDASIFGDREGPVVIQSLLFRADGYFSAEVPGITVALSTTDRPVDGLSPVFAENVGADEAVVYRGPLPIFRGPSLPELGSMDVVVNLQEPFRFDPAEGNLLLDVLNPVGPLPRNAFSLVAAEQEGDAVSRVLGDLDPAVRDWENAYASEDVSRENPGARGNPDSLGLVTAFRIGGNGTIPQPEMPEPTPEPATWVAFGLIGVGLIARSRSKGGGRPDELGRGQSPESAVGRPSRVWRPRCRPGPSAFRETAAR, encoded by the coding sequence ATGTCGACGCCCAGGGAGGGGAGGCTGGTCATGAGGACCCGAGCGGGGATCGTCGGGGCGGTGCTGGCGGTCGGGGCCTGGGGCGCTGCCGCGTCCTCGAGCGACGGCAGCGAGATCGTCGTCTTCGACAATCCCGATGCCCCGGCGGGCAACTATGCCCCGTTCAGCGGGCTGCCGGACACCGGGGCCGTGCGATCGCAGCAGGTCTACGACGCCTCGATCTTCGGGGACCGCGAGGGGCCCGTCGTCATCCAGTCGCTCCTCTTCCGGGCGGACGGCTACTTCTCGGCCGAGGTCCCCGGGATCACCGTGGCGCTCTCGACGACCGATCGCCCGGTGGACGGCCTGAGCCCGGTCTTCGCCGAGAACGTCGGCGCCGACGAGGCGGTCGTCTATCGGGGACCGCTGCCGATCTTCCGGGGGCCCTCCCTGCCGGAACTCGGGTCGATGGACGTGGTCGTCAACCTCCAGGAGCCGTTCCGCTTCGACCCGGCGGAGGGCAACCTGCTGCTCGACGTCCTCAACCCCGTCGGCCCGCTGCCGAGGAACGCGTTCTCGCTCGTCGCGGCGGAGCAGGAGGGCGACGCCGTCTCCCGGGTGCTCGGCGACCTCGACCCGGCCGTCCGGGACTGGGAGAACGCCTATGCAAGCGAGGACGTGTCGAGGGAGAACCCGGGGGCCCGGGGCAACCCGGACTCGCTCGGCCTGGTGACCGCCTTCCGGATCGGCGGCAACGGGACGATCCCCCAGCCGGAGATGCCCGAGCCGACCCCCGAGCCGGCGACCTGGGTCGCGTTCGGCCTGATCGGGGTCGGCCTGATCGCCCGGTCCCGATCGAAGGGGGGCGGACGGCCCGACGAGCTGGGGCGCGGTCAGTCGCCCGAATCGGCGGTGGGGAGGCCTTCGAGGGTGTGGAGGCCGCGGTGTCGGCCGGGGCCCTCGGCCTTCCGGGAGACGGCGGCGAGGTAG
- a CDS encoding response regulator, with product MPGPRVLSVGQCGYDHSSISRFLQQSVEAKVDPADSADEALQALRADPAGFDLVLVNRVFDRGGGSGLELIEAIRRDSALAEVPVMLVSNHQDAQQRAVEAGALPGFGKSDLGDPATAGRIRDALGSSGGF from the coding sequence ATGCCCGGCCCCCGAGTCCTCAGCGTCGGCCAGTGCGGCTACGACCATTCCTCGATCTCCCGGTTCCTGCAGCAGTCCGTCGAGGCGAAGGTCGACCCCGCCGACTCGGCCGACGAGGCGTTGCAGGCCCTCCGGGCCGACCCCGCCGGCTTCGACCTCGTGCTGGTCAACCGCGTCTTCGACCGCGGGGGCGGGTCCGGCCTGGAGCTGATCGAGGCGATCCGACGCGACTCCGCCCTGGCCGAGGTCCCCGTGATGCTCGTCAGCAACCACCAGGACGCCCAGCAGCGGGCGGTCGAGGCCGGGGCCCTGCCCGGGTTCGGCAAGTCCGACCTCGGCGACCCCGCCACCGCCGGCCGGATCCGGGACGCCCTGGGCAGCTCCGGCGGCTTCTGA
- a CDS encoding lipase family protein encodes MTPKWNRRRLLLTGLGAGLATGSTVDRLRERRRAARQLADDSLSQYTSAVEAAYASEASWQEEVEQLLSTSEPELPPPPIPYDRERSLQLIRACKLAVTQYRTGRSVPSFDGDLTDLDDFRRSFPGYEHVATFVATEENLERYLQADPAPPPGTLHSPLGDGLQFLRRALHETIPAIVRRAYRLPVYFGFVLRSDRDQLMVFRGTQTQAEWVSNIRSGQRRYPADPAEPQLGWVHNGFLTIAGTQLRPNPAELADEVLDPALPLYITGHSLGGALATISALDLAHRVPELAGQIRLYTYAAPRVGDPSFAESFRRLVPNAYRVANVADTVPLVPSTKMGRGFVHVGEPWTFLAHFGDLLPNHIADTYLAAVSRKAEGPGRHRGLHTLEGLPTADSGD; translated from the coding sequence GTGACGCCGAAGTGGAACCGACGCCGGCTGCTGCTCACCGGCCTGGGGGCCGGGCTCGCCACCGGCAGCACGGTCGACCGCCTCCGGGAGCGTCGGCGGGCCGCCCGGCAGCTCGCCGACGACTCCCTCTCGCAGTACACCAGCGCCGTCGAGGCCGCCTACGCCTCCGAGGCCTCCTGGCAGGAGGAGGTCGAGCAGCTGCTTTCCACCTCCGAGCCCGAACTGCCTCCCCCGCCGATCCCCTACGACCGCGAGCGGTCGCTCCAGCTGATCCGGGCCTGCAAGCTGGCCGTCACCCAGTACCGGACCGGCCGCTCCGTCCCCTCCTTCGACGGCGACCTGACCGACCTGGACGACTTCCGGCGGTCCTTCCCCGGCTACGAGCACGTCGCCACCTTCGTCGCCACCGAGGAGAACCTGGAGCGCTACCTCCAGGCCGACCCGGCCCCTCCCCCGGGAACCCTGCACAGCCCGCTCGGGGACGGCCTCCAGTTCCTCCGCCGGGCCCTGCACGAGACGATCCCGGCCATCGTCCGGCGGGCCTACCGCCTGCCGGTCTACTTCGGCTTCGTGCTCCGGTCCGACCGCGACCAGCTCATGGTCTTCCGGGGCACCCAGACCCAGGCCGAGTGGGTCAGCAACATCCGGAGCGGCCAGCGCCGCTACCCGGCCGACCCCGCCGAGCCCCAGCTCGGCTGGGTCCACAACGGCTTCCTGACGATCGCCGGCACCCAGCTCCGCCCCAACCCGGCCGAGCTGGCCGACGAGGTGCTCGACCCCGCGCTGCCGCTCTACATCACCGGCCACAGCCTCGGCGGCGCCCTGGCGACGATCTCGGCGCTGGACCTGGCCCACCGCGTCCCCGAGCTGGCCGGGCAGATCCGCCTCTACACCTACGCCGCGCCGCGGGTCGGCGACCCCAGCTTCGCCGAGTCCTTCCGCCGGCTCGTCCCCAACGCCTACCGGGTTGCCAACGTGGCCGACACCGTCCCGCTCGTCCCCTCCACCAAGATGGGTCGGGGCTTCGTCCACGTCGGGGAGCCCTGGACCTTCCTCGCCCACTTCGGCGACCTGCTCCCCAATCACATCGCCGACACCTACCTCGCCGCCGTCTCCCGGAAGGCCGAGGGCCCCGGCCGACACCGCGGCCTCCACACCCTCGAAGGCCTCCCCACCGCCGATTCGGGCGACTGA
- a CDS encoding PA0069 family radical SAM protein, which translates to MSEPNRPTAKGRGSQVRPPNRFGGLSYEDDFEDLESDPEGLLEHLESLENLRTEYIPDRSRTIIAENDSPDVGFRYSLNPYRGCQHGCSYCFARPSHEYLGLDAGLDFESKILVKHDAPALFRAFLARPGWAAETIALSPNTDAYQPGEREFRLTRGCLEVAAEARQPMGLITKNALILRDLDVIGPMAAEGLVHAHVSLTTLDAGLARSMEPRTSTPAARLRAIRGLANAGVPVGVLVAPVIPGLNDHEIPGLLAAAAGAGARSAGYVLLRLPMTVGPIFWDWLRRARPDRFDRVRSQVRSARGGKDNDSTFGRRMTGSGPTADRISSVFRLFRARHGLDGGLPPPDRSRFRPPGPASGQLMLF; encoded by the coding sequence ATGTCCGAGCCGAATCGACCGACCGCGAAGGGCCGAGGCTCGCAGGTCCGGCCCCCGAACCGCTTCGGGGGCCTCTCCTACGAGGACGACTTCGAGGACCTGGAATCCGACCCCGAGGGGCTGCTCGAACACCTGGAATCGCTGGAGAACCTCCGGACCGAGTACATCCCCGACCGGTCCCGGACGATCATCGCCGAGAACGACAGCCCCGACGTCGGCTTCCGCTACAGCCTGAACCCCTACCGGGGCTGCCAGCACGGCTGCTCCTACTGCTTCGCCCGGCCGAGCCACGAGTACCTCGGCCTCGACGCCGGCCTCGATTTCGAGTCGAAGATCCTCGTCAAGCACGACGCCCCGGCCCTCTTCCGCGCCTTCCTCGCCCGGCCCGGCTGGGCGGCCGAGACGATCGCCCTGTCGCCGAACACCGACGCCTACCAGCCCGGCGAGCGCGAGTTCCGCCTCACCCGGGGATGCCTGGAGGTCGCGGCCGAGGCCCGGCAGCCGATGGGGTTGATCACCAAGAATGCGCTCATCCTCAGGGATCTGGACGTGATCGGCCCGATGGCCGCCGAGGGCCTCGTCCACGCCCACGTCAGCCTGACCACCCTCGACGCCGGGCTCGCCCGGTCGATGGAGCCCCGCACAAGCACGCCGGCCGCCCGGCTGCGGGCGATCCGGGGGCTGGCCAACGCCGGGGTGCCGGTCGGGGTGCTCGTCGCCCCGGTGATCCCGGGCCTGAACGACCACGAGATCCCGGGCCTCCTCGCCGCCGCCGCCGGGGCGGGCGCCCGGTCGGCCGGATACGTCCTGCTCCGCCTGCCGATGACCGTCGGCCCGATCTTCTGGGACTGGCTCCGACGCGCCCGGCCCGACCGCTTCGACCGCGTCCGGTCCCAGGTCCGATCGGCCCGGGGGGGCAAGGACAACGACTCCACGTTCGGCCGCCGCATGACCGGTTCGGGGCCGACGGCCGACCGGATCTCCTCCGTCTTCCGCCTCTTCCGCGCCAGGCACGGGCTCGACGGCGGCCTGCCCCCGCCGGACCGCTCCCGGTTCCGGCCCCCCGGCCCGGCCTCGGGGCAGCTCATGCTGTTCTGA
- a CDS encoding alkaline phosphatase D family protein gives MTEHPVNRRTFLAGTAAAASAFSALPTADARPARQAGDFRSRWDLVPDRVWPGPEYWSNPLQDWRVRGGRLECTRPAPGRSLHVLTRELADRPGDLRMGVKLSALDGGPLAEATGSAGFSVGVRGPLGDYRNNLVHGSGLDAGLRADGTLFLGSGQGETTAPIDLGGIETLELRLVADPEGDSYRLALSAVDPDDDRVLGTVEKPGVPAARLVGNLALASNPGPARRQQDGPAPGPWAFTDWTIAGSKVDAHDDRTFGPILFAQYTTHEGTLKLTAQMPPLGEDDEPTVRLLVDRGGGWARVAESPIHPRARTAHFRVEDWDRSKETPYRLSYTLRKADGSSAEDTFDGLIRRDPADAEVLTVADISCNAHYAFPNTAAVVSMARLDPELLAFTGDQYYESTGGFGVERTDLEAALLDVLRKWYQHGWTWRELLRDRPSVSIPDDHDVYHGNLWGEGGKRAPGRDAVAATKGGYTMMAAFVNVVHRTQTWHHPDSPAAPGLQGITGYYGPLTYGGVSFAILADRQYKPGPDGKAPPTTSGRADHVVDPDFDPATADRPGLDLLGDPQLRFLEAWADDWRGARMKAVISQTIFTAMATHHGQPDNRLVADYDTNAWPQAARDAAVRALRRGFAFHLAGDQHLPAVVQYGIDEHRDGPVAFASPAINNLYPRWFRPDRPGDNRPSGSPGELGDFLDSFGHPLTVLSCANPELERRPGVLEAETDKSAGFGVVRFNTRDRTITVESWPLLADPTEPGTQFPGWPVTVSQLDCGGVRAADFRLPELVIRGCDSPVVQVFDEASGETVSTLRLPSPRWRPFAFAAGPHTIRVSDPESGRIEERTGVAATEGNEEELEIIL, from the coding sequence ATGACCGAGCACCCCGTGAACCGCCGGACCTTCCTCGCCGGGACCGCCGCGGCGGCGTCGGCGTTCTCCGCCCTGCCGACGGCCGACGCCCGGCCCGCCCGCCAGGCGGGCGACTTCCGGAGCCGGTGGGATCTGGTCCCCGACCGCGTCTGGCCCGGGCCCGAGTACTGGTCCAACCCGCTCCAGGACTGGCGGGTCCGGGGCGGCCGGCTCGAATGCACCCGACCCGCCCCGGGGCGCAGCCTCCACGTCCTCACCCGGGAGCTGGCCGACCGGCCCGGCGACCTCCGGATGGGCGTCAAGCTGTCGGCCCTCGACGGCGGCCCGCTGGCCGAGGCGACCGGCTCGGCCGGGTTCTCGGTGGGCGTCCGGGGTCCGCTGGGGGACTACCGGAACAACCTCGTCCACGGCTCCGGCCTGGACGCCGGGCTCAGGGCCGACGGCACGCTGTTCCTCGGCTCCGGGCAGGGCGAGACGACGGCCCCCATCGACCTGGGGGGCATCGAGACGCTGGAGCTTCGCCTCGTGGCCGATCCCGAGGGCGACTCCTACCGCCTGGCCCTCTCCGCCGTCGACCCCGACGACGACCGGGTGCTGGGGACCGTCGAGAAACCGGGGGTGCCGGCGGCCCGGCTGGTCGGCAACCTCGCCCTGGCGAGCAACCCCGGACCCGCCCGACGCCAGCAGGACGGCCCGGCCCCCGGGCCCTGGGCGTTCACCGACTGGACGATCGCCGGCTCCAAGGTCGACGCCCACGACGACCGGACCTTCGGCCCCATCCTCTTCGCCCAGTACACGACCCACGAGGGGACCCTCAAGCTGACCGCCCAGATGCCCCCGCTCGGCGAGGACGACGAGCCGACCGTCCGCCTGCTGGTCGACCGGGGAGGCGGCTGGGCCCGGGTGGCCGAGTCCCCCATCCACCCCCGGGCCCGCACGGCCCACTTCCGGGTCGAAGATTGGGATCGCTCGAAGGAAACCCCCTACCGGCTGTCCTACACGCTCCGGAAGGCCGACGGCTCCTCGGCCGAGGACACCTTCGACGGGCTCATCCGCCGCGACCCCGCCGACGCCGAGGTCCTGACCGTGGCCGACATCTCCTGCAACGCCCACTACGCCTTCCCCAACACCGCCGCCGTGGTCAGCATGGCCAGGCTCGACCCCGAGCTGCTGGCCTTCACCGGCGACCAGTACTACGAGTCGACCGGCGGCTTCGGGGTCGAGCGGACGGACCTGGAGGCCGCCCTGCTCGACGTGCTCCGCAAGTGGTATCAACACGGCTGGACCTGGCGGGAGCTGCTGCGGGACCGCCCCTCGGTGTCCATCCCGGACGACCACGACGTCTATCACGGCAACCTCTGGGGGGAGGGCGGCAAGCGGGCCCCCGGCCGGGACGCCGTGGCCGCCACCAAGGGCGGCTACACCATGATGGCCGCGTTCGTGAACGTGGTGCACCGGACCCAGACCTGGCACCACCCCGACTCCCCCGCCGCGCCGGGTTTGCAGGGGATCACCGGCTACTACGGCCCGCTCACCTATGGCGGCGTCTCCTTCGCCATCCTGGCCGACCGCCAGTACAAGCCCGGCCCCGACGGCAAGGCCCCCCCCACCACCAGCGGCCGGGCCGACCACGTCGTCGACCCCGACTTCGACCCCGCCACCGCCGACCGACCCGGCCTCGACCTGCTCGGCGACCCCCAGCTCCGCTTCCTGGAAGCCTGGGCCGACGACTGGCGAGGCGCCCGGATGAAGGCCGTCATCTCCCAGACCATCTTCACCGCCATGGCCACCCACCACGGCCAGCCCGACAACCGCCTCGTGGCCGACTACGACACCAACGCCTGGCCCCAGGCCGCCCGGGACGCCGCCGTCCGGGCCCTCCGTCGCGGGTTCGCCTTCCACCTGGCCGGCGACCAGCACCTGCCCGCCGTCGTCCAGTACGGCATCGACGAGCATCGGGACGGCCCCGTCGCCTTCGCCAGCCCGGCCATCAACAACCTCTATCCCCGCTGGTTCCGCCCCGACCGGCCCGGCGACAACCGGCCCTCGGGCTCTCCCGGCGAGCTCGGCGACTTCCTCGACAGCTTCGGCCACCCGCTCACCGTCCTCTCCTGCGCCAACCCGGAGCTGGAGCGACGCCCCGGCGTCCTGGAGGCCGAGACCGACAAGTCGGCCGGCTTCGGCGTCGTCCGCTTCAACACGAGGGACCGGACGATCACCGTCGAGTCCTGGCCCCTGCTGGCCGACCCCACCGAGCCCGGCACCCAGTTCCCCGGCTGGCCGGTCACCGTCTCCCAGCTCGACTGCGGAGGCGTCCGGGCCGCCGACTTCCGGCTCCCCGAGCTGGTCATCCGGGGCTGCGACTCCCCCGTCGTCCAGGTCTTCGACGAGGCCAGCGGCGAGACGGTCTCCACCCTCCGCCTACCCTCCCCCCGATGGCGTCCCTTCGCCTTCGCCGCCGGGCCGCACACGATCCGGGTCAGCGACCCCGAATCGGGGAGGATCGAGGAGCGGACCGGCGTCGCCGCGACCGAGGGGAACGAGGAGGAGCTGGAGATCATCCTGTGA
- a CDS encoding cytochrome P450, whose protein sequence is MTVAPSPSVSKAARPPGPKGHWLHGNVRQFGPDRLHFLVDCARDYGDVVSLRLGHHRIWALNHPDLVEEVLVHQNRKFRKHFALRAAKPTLGEGLLTSEGEFWRRQRRLAQPAFHRERIAGYGGVMVESAERMLRSWADGQRRDAQADMMQLTLEIVAKTLFDADIAHGAGDVAGAMEILMANFTRRVNRMVPLPRWLPVPENFRFRRAMAVVDRTLDAIIAGRRREEVDRGDLLSMLLLATDPEAEEGSGSGMSDAQLRDEVVTLFMAGHETTANTLSWIWLLLSRHPEVEAKLHDELDEVLDGNRPPSVADLPRLRYADAVVTEALRVLPTVWLLGREAVEPVEVGGYRVPVGTTMWMSQWVIHRDPRWFDEPERFRPDRWLDGLARRLPRYAYFPFGGGPRVCIGNHFAQMEAVLLLAAIARRFRPMVPEGISPRPIPTMTLRPEGGVPVVLRERRPA, encoded by the coding sequence ATGACCGTCGCCCCCTCGCCCTCGGTTTCGAAGGCTGCCCGACCCCCGGGGCCGAAGGGGCACTGGCTGCACGGGAACGTCCGCCAGTTCGGGCCGGATCGGCTCCACTTCCTCGTCGACTGCGCCCGGGACTACGGCGACGTGGTCTCCCTCCGCCTGGGACACCACCGGATCTGGGCCCTGAACCACCCGGATCTGGTGGAGGAGGTGCTGGTCCACCAGAACCGCAAGTTCCGCAAGCACTTCGCGCTGCGGGCCGCGAAGCCGACCCTCGGCGAGGGGCTGCTGACCAGCGAGGGGGAGTTCTGGCGTCGCCAGCGTCGGCTCGCCCAGCCGGCCTTCCACCGGGAGCGGATCGCCGGCTACGGCGGGGTGATGGTCGAGTCCGCCGAGCGGATGCTCCGGTCCTGGGCCGACGGCCAACGCCGGGACGCCCAGGCCGACATGATGCAGCTGACCCTGGAGATCGTCGCCAAGACCCTCTTCGACGCCGACATCGCCCACGGGGCCGGCGACGTGGCCGGGGCGATGGAGATCCTCATGGCCAACTTCACCCGGCGGGTCAACCGGATGGTCCCGCTGCCCCGGTGGCTGCCGGTGCCGGAGAACTTCCGGTTCCGCCGGGCGATGGCCGTGGTCGATCGCACCCTCGACGCCATCATCGCCGGCCGGCGCCGGGAGGAGGTCGACCGCGGGGACCTGCTCTCGATGCTCCTGCTCGCCACCGACCCCGAGGCCGAGGAGGGCTCCGGCTCCGGCATGTCCGACGCCCAGCTCCGGGACGAGGTCGTCACCCTCTTCATGGCCGGGCACGAGACGACCGCCAACACCCTCTCCTGGATCTGGCTGCTGCTCTCCCGGCACCCCGAGGTCGAGGCGAAGCTCCACGACGAGCTGGACGAGGTGCTCGACGGCAACCGGCCCCCGTCCGTCGCCGACCTGCCCCGCCTGCGGTACGCCGACGCCGTCGTGACCGAGGCGCTCCGGGTCCTCCCCACGGTCTGGCTGCTGGGCCGGGAGGCGGTCGAGCCGGTCGAGGTCGGCGGCTACCGGGTGCCGGTGGGCACCACCATGTGGATGTCCCAGTGGGTCATCCACCGCGACCCCCGATGGTTCGACGAGCCCGAGCGGTTCCGCCCCGACCGCTGGCTCGACGGCCTGGCCCGCCGGCTCCCCCGATACGCCTACTTCCCCTTCGGCGGCGGGCCGAGGGTCTGCATCGGCAACCACTTCGCCCAGATGGAGGCGGTGCTGCTGCTCGCCGCCATCGCCCGGCGCTTCCGGCCGATGGTCCCCGAAGGGATCTCCCCCCGGCCGATCCCGACCATGACCCTGAGGCCCGAGGGGGGCGTGCCGGTCGTCCTCCGGGAACGCCGCCCGGCCTGA